AAGGTAGGGCCGAAGCAGCGGTATGATATACTGCTCGAGCAATTTCCGTTTATGGTCAGCTGGTTGATGCATGGTAGTTTGGTTGTCGGCTTCAAAACTGCAACAAGAAAATTAATTGGTATGTGGCTCAAATTGACAATATGAACAAAATTTAGTTTTGCATTTGTCTGTTTTTTGCACATTAATTACAGGAAATATCGCGGCTATGGTGAGTGTAACCTCTCCTGATTAATTTTCGCTGGATAATCATCTCTGGGTATGGACGATATCGAACGAACGCTTAACGATCTGGACAAGAAGTTTCCGGTAACACCGGAATTCCGTGCCAAGCTGGGGCCGCTGCTTAAATTGCAAACCGGCAAGGCAGATCATGTTTTCTTGAGTGCCGGCGATGAGGCAAGGGACGCCTGGAAGCTGCTGGAGGGTATTGTGGCTGTATTTAAACCAGACAGGAAGGGCAGGCTGGTGGTGGTCAAGCTGTATTTGCCGGGCGATATATTTACCGACCTGTTGAGCTTCTTTGAAAAGAAGCCCATAAGCGGCACGTATAGGAGTTTAACACGTTTTAGGGCGCGGCGGCTGGAGCGTGATGATTTTGAAGGCCTCAAGGATTTTCCGGAAACGATGCGTTTGGCCGAGTCGATTATGATGGAGGAAGGAGCGCAGGAGTCGGCCCGTGCGGAACTGCTTGCCTTGAAGGGTCCGGAGCGGGCAGAGGCTTTTCTGGATATGTATCCTGATATCAATATTCCGGATGCTTATGCAGCGTCATTTCTGCGGATTACGGAAGCGCAGTACAGGGCATGGCGCAATCGCCGCGCTGCAGGCGAGCCCAGGGTGAAGGAAGAACTGGACAGGCTGCGTGACTTTGTGATGCAAAACTTTCGCCTGCCTGTGGTAGACGATAAGGCCAGCGTGGCCGATCTGTTCTGCGTTTCTCCTCGCACGCTGGATCGGATGTCGTTCCGCATTTTCGACAAGCCTTTCGGTCAGCAGATCATCTTCATGCGTATGCTTTACGGTCTTAAAGCGCTCCTGCTGGAAGACAAGAACGTAGCTCAGGCAGCGGCCAGCGTAGGCTACGATGATGCTCGCGCCTTCAGCAAGCGCTTTAAGAAGGAGTACCGCATCACGCCGAGGGAGATTGCTGGTATTTATGTTAAGCGATTTACAAACAGGTAATTAATGAGTACTGCCGATAACGTGCGAATTCGCTGATGCGAACGATTAACATTGCGTGGAAGGAGTTTGGGGCAGGGCTAGTATCTAAAAATTTTCTATATTAGTTTTAAATCCCTTAGCATGAATGCTCTCAGGTTCCCCTTAATAATCGTTTTT
This region of Pedobacter faecalis genomic DNA includes:
- a CDS encoding helix-turn-helix domain-containing protein — encoded protein: MDDIERTLNDLDKKFPVTPEFRAKLGPLLKLQTGKADHVFLSAGDEARDAWKLLEGIVAVFKPDRKGRLVVVKLYLPGDIFTDLLSFFEKKPISGTYRSLTRFRARRLERDDFEGLKDFPETMRLAESIMMEEGAQESARAELLALKGPERAEAFLDMYPDINIPDAYAASFLRITEAQYRAWRNRRAAGEPRVKEELDRLRDFVMQNFRLPVVDDKASVADLFCVSPRTLDRMSFRIFDKPFGQQIIFMRMLYGLKALLLEDKNVAQAAASVGYDDARAFSKRFKKEYRITPREIAGIYVKRFTNR